A DNA window from Candidatus Roseilinea sp. contains the following coding sequences:
- a CDS encoding protein-S-isoprenylcysteine methyltransferase produces the protein MVDDPLYAYFIGPDGVFPSVGLAALFALMQFGFMATESRRKRTAGAATSRVQGLFPPLGLALLIGLTARLTCGFLKIGVVRGEMRDAIVWAGVLMVALGWGTRLWAQRALGGYFVGEVAVQPGHAVVRDGPYRWVRHPAYTGGFLSSVGFALMLSTWLGALISAVMLIWAYAVRVPREEALLARALGEAYRDYMARTKRFVPFVF, from the coding sequence ATGGTGGATGATCCTCTCTACGCCTATTTCATCGGCCCAGATGGGGTCTTCCCATCTGTGGGGTTGGCCGCCCTGTTTGCGCTGATGCAGTTCGGCTTTATGGCCACCGAATCGCGGCGCAAGCGGACGGCCGGCGCTGCGACGTCGCGCGTGCAAGGCCTATTTCCGCCTTTGGGGTTGGCGCTGCTGATCGGACTGACTGCGCGTTTGACGTGCGGCTTTTTGAAGATCGGCGTCGTCCGTGGCGAGATGCGCGATGCCATCGTGTGGGCCGGCGTGCTCATGGTAGCGCTGGGATGGGGGACGCGCCTGTGGGCGCAGCGCGCGCTGGGAGGCTACTTCGTGGGCGAGGTGGCCGTGCAGCCGGGGCATGCGGTGGTGCGCGATGGCCCATATCGCTGGGTGCGCCATCCGGCCTACACGGGCGGCTTTTTAAGCAGCGTCGGTTTTGCCCTGATGCTGAGCACATGGCTCGGAGCACTCATCAGCGCAGTCATGCTCATTTGGGCGTATGCCGTGCGCGTGCCGCGCGAAGAAGCGCTGCTCGCGCGCGCATTGGGCGAAGCCTATCGCGATTACATGGCGCGCACCAAGCGTTTTGTGCCGTTCGTGTTTTGA
- a CDS encoding zinc metallopeptidase: MFYFDPLYFVFAIPPLLLAMWAQWKVQSTFAKYARVPTRSGVNGIQTAQVLINRNGLSVGVTSVPGHLTDHYDPRSKTVALSQSSQQNSIASVAVVAHELGHAMQDKENYAPLKLRGAIVPAVQLGGWVGPIMFILGLMLASEPLMWVGIIGFGLAALFAIVTLPVEFDASRRALAMLQTNYLLTDQELRGAKQVLDAAALTYVAAAAQALTTLLYYITLMGRQRD; the protein is encoded by the coding sequence GTGTTCTACTTCGATCCGCTCTATTTCGTGTTCGCGATCCCACCGTTGCTGTTGGCGATGTGGGCGCAGTGGAAGGTTCAAAGCACCTTCGCCAAATATGCACGCGTGCCGACCCGCTCCGGCGTGAATGGCATTCAGACAGCCCAGGTGCTCATCAACCGGAATGGGCTGAGCGTCGGCGTGACGAGCGTCCCCGGCCACCTTACCGACCACTACGATCCACGCAGCAAGACGGTGGCGTTGTCGCAGAGTTCGCAGCAAAACTCCATCGCGTCCGTCGCCGTCGTCGCTCACGAGTTGGGCCACGCTATGCAAGACAAAGAAAACTACGCCCCGCTCAAGCTGCGCGGGGCGATCGTGCCGGCCGTGCAGCTCGGCGGGTGGGTCGGTCCGATCATGTTCATCCTCGGCCTAATGCTGGCGTCCGAGCCGCTGATGTGGGTCGGTATCATCGGCTTCGGCCTGGCCGCACTGTTCGCCATTGTCACCCTGCCGGTGGAATTCGATGCAAGCCGCCGGGCGCTGGCCATGCTGCAAACCAACTATCTGCTCACCGACCAAGAGTTGCGAGGCGCGAAGCAGGTGCTCGACGCTGCTGCGCTGACCTATGTCGCTGCGGCCGCGCAGGCGCTCACCACGTTGCTCTACTACATCACACTCATGGGTCGCCAGCGCGATTGA
- a CDS encoding DeoR family transcriptional regulator has translation MSEERRRAIVALLESERRVRVTDLARRFDVSAVTIRKDLTELEARGLLQRTHGGAVPAHKSRFNPSFLEKLALHAAEKRAIAHAALEYIREGDALILDAGSTTLALARAMLGRFRHLTVITSSVPIALELAQAGWDLILTGGHVRGHSLALIGPTAVSALAGFHVDKAFLGATGVTLHEGYSTPNPLDAQLKQAMMRAADESYVLTDSSKLGRGVLANYARLEDIKLLITDAHAPADFIAGLQQRGIAYKLAQPATVSSDESGCWITQL, from the coding sequence ATGTCCGAAGAACGTCGCCGTGCAATCGTCGCGCTGCTCGAAAGCGAGCGGCGCGTGCGCGTAACCGACCTGGCCCGGCGCTTCGACGTCAGCGCAGTCACCATCCGCAAAGACCTGACCGAGCTTGAGGCGCGCGGCCTGTTGCAGCGCACCCATGGCGGCGCAGTGCCGGCGCATAAAAGCCGCTTCAACCCCTCCTTCCTCGAAAAGCTCGCGCTGCACGCAGCAGAGAAACGCGCCATCGCCCATGCTGCGCTCGAATACATCCGCGAGGGCGACGCCCTGATCCTTGACGCCGGCAGCACCACGCTGGCGCTGGCCCGAGCGATGCTCGGGCGCTTCCGGCACCTGACGGTGATCACGAGTTCGGTGCCCATCGCGCTGGAGTTGGCGCAAGCCGGCTGGGACCTGATCCTGACCGGTGGGCACGTGCGTGGGCATAGCCTGGCGCTCATCGGACCAACGGCCGTGAGTGCCTTGGCCGGCTTTCACGTGGACAAAGCCTTTCTGGGCGCCACGGGCGTCACGCTGCACGAGGGCTACAGCACTCCCAACCCACTGGATGCACAACTGAAACAGGCCATGATGCGCGCCGCCGACGAAAGCTATGTGCTCACCGATTCGTCCAAACTCGGGCGCGGGGTGTTGGCTAACTACGCCCGGCTGGAAGACATCAAGTTGCTGATTACCGATGCGCACGCGCCGGCGGACTTCATCGCCGGCCTGCAGCAGCGCGGCATTGCTTACAAGCTGGCGCAGCCCGCCACCGTTTCGAGCGATGAATCGGGATGCTGGATCACCCAGCTCTAA
- a CDS encoding inositol 2-dehydrogenase, with amino-acid sequence MIGVAFIGVGRMGLTHLRHLAAMPDVRVVVVADARREAAEQGKAIARAERATDDIESAITDPAVDAVLIATPTATHAHLIEVAANAGKAIWCEKPIALELGETQRIVALVNAKCVPLQIGFMRRFDPGYQAAKRKIEAGELGRIETFRALSRDTYPPPLQFLQGSGGIFLDMAVHDFDLARYLVGEVEAVQAWGATLIDERFREAGDADTAITLLRFANGALGVVETARRSAWGYDIRTEVAGSDGKIVVEAVQKTPMTFSRRFGYEGDHFENFPDRFAAAYRLEIEAFFAALRAGLPPSPGPADALETQRLALAATHSWREGRPVRVAEIQLTH; translated from the coding sequence ATGATCGGCGTCGCGTTCATCGGCGTCGGCCGGATGGGCCTCACGCATCTGCGCCACTTAGCCGCCATGCCGGACGTGCGCGTCGTGGTCGTGGCCGACGCCAGGCGCGAAGCCGCCGAACAAGGCAAGGCCATCGCCCGCGCCGAACGGGCCACCGATGACATCGAAAGTGCAATCACCGACCCGGCAGTGGATGCCGTGTTGATCGCCACGCCCACGGCAACCCACGCCCACTTGATCGAAGTGGCTGCCAACGCCGGCAAGGCCATCTGGTGCGAGAAGCCGATCGCGCTCGAGCTTGGTGAGACCCAGCGCATCGTCGCGCTGGTGAACGCGAAATGTGTGCCGCTACAGATCGGATTCATGCGCCGGTTCGATCCGGGCTATCAAGCCGCCAAACGCAAGATCGAGGCCGGCGAGCTGGGACGCATCGAGACCTTCCGCGCACTCAGCCGAGACACCTACCCGCCGCCGCTTCAGTTTCTGCAAGGCAGCGGCGGCATCTTCCTAGACATGGCGGTGCACGACTTTGACCTGGCGCGATATCTCGTCGGCGAAGTTGAGGCAGTGCAGGCCTGGGGTGCGACGTTGATTGACGAGCGTTTCCGCGAAGCCGGCGACGCCGACACGGCGATCACGCTGCTGCGCTTCGCTAACGGCGCCCTGGGCGTGGTGGAGACTGCGCGCCGGTCGGCCTGGGGCTACGACATCCGCACCGAGGTCGCCGGATCGGACGGCAAGATCGTAGTCGAAGCGGTGCAAAAGACGCCGATGACCTTCTCGCGCCGTTTTGGCTACGAGGGTGACCATTTCGAGAACTTCCCAGACCGCTTCGCGGCAGCCTATCGGCTAGAGATAGAAGCGTTCTTCGCGGCGCTGCGCGCCGGACTTCCGCCCAGCCCAGGCCCGGCAGACGCGCTGGAGACACAGCGCCTGGCGCTGGCAGCGACGCACAGTTGGCGCGAAGGCCGGCCGGTGCGTGTGGCGGAGATCCAACTGACGCATTGA
- a CDS encoding inositol 2-dehydrogenase, whose amino-acid sequence MPAPLRIGLIGAGRIGQVHAETITRRVKDATLVAVADVNEVAARACAAQNGIPHATCDPSALINDPSIHAVLICSSTDTHAVLIEAAAQAGKHIFCEKPIALDLAAIDRALCAVEKAGVKLQIGFNRRFDANFQRIRHAVESGEIGEPHTLHIVSRDPAPPPIEYVKVSGGLFLDMAIHDFDMARFLIGSEIEEVCALGAVRVDPAIGAAGDVDTAVTLLRFANGALGTINNSRRAVYGYDQRAEVFGSRGAIVADNNYPNNVIISDACAVRRDLPLNFFMQRYIESYQREIEAFVQAVVEDEPTAVDGADGRIAVVIGLAAQRSLIEGRPVKVKEIA is encoded by the coding sequence ATGCCCGCTCCTTTGCGCATCGGTCTCATCGGCGCCGGACGCATCGGCCAGGTGCACGCTGAAACTATCACACGCCGTGTCAAAGATGCAACGCTGGTTGCCGTAGCCGACGTGAACGAAGTTGCAGCGCGCGCCTGCGCAGCTCAGAACGGCATCCCCCACGCAACGTGCGACCCGAGCGCGCTGATCAACGATCCGTCCATCCATGCCGTGCTGATCTGCTCATCCACCGATACGCACGCGGTGTTGATCGAGGCGGCTGCGCAGGCCGGCAAGCACATCTTCTGCGAGAAGCCAATCGCGCTCGATCTAGCGGCGATTGACCGCGCGCTGTGCGCCGTCGAGAAAGCCGGCGTCAAGCTACAGATCGGTTTCAACCGGCGCTTCGATGCTAACTTTCAGCGCATTCGCCACGCCGTGGAGAGCGGCGAGATCGGCGAACCCCATACGCTGCACATCGTCAGCCGCGATCCGGCGCCGCCGCCGATCGAATACGTGAAGGTCTCCGGCGGTTTATTCCTGGACATGGCCATCCACGATTTCGACATGGCGCGCTTTCTGATCGGCAGCGAGATCGAGGAGGTGTGTGCCCTGGGCGCGGTGCGCGTGGACCCCGCGATCGGCGCCGCCGGCGACGTGGACACGGCGGTGACGCTGCTGCGCTTCGCCAACGGCGCGCTGGGCACAATAAACAACAGCCGGCGCGCCGTCTATGGCTACGACCAGCGCGCCGAGGTGTTCGGCAGCCGCGGCGCAATCGTTGCCGACAACAATTATCCGAACAACGTCATCATCAGCGATGCATGCGCCGTGCGCCGCGACTTGCCGCTGAACTTCTTCATGCAGCGCTACATCGAGAGCTACCAGCGCGAGATCGAAGCCTTTGTGCAGGCAGTCGTTGAGGACGAGCCGACCGCAGTGGACGGTGCAGATGGACGCATCGCCGTCGTCATCGGGCTGGCCGCCCAGCGTTCGCTGATTGAGGGGCGACCCGTGAAAGTCAAGGAGATTGCATGA
- a CDS encoding sugar ABC transporter permease, protein MTPTTTDAQLTARERSLRVRLIPYIDRFGILFLVLLMVLIGAITQPGIFLTWRNLSNLPGQNAANAVLAIGMFVVILTAGIDLSVGSVLALAMMTTAVLARDGFPPALLVPLPILIGMAVGLVNGFGLTKMRLPHPFIVTLGTLNIARGLANLVSGGVPVSGLPEVVRFWGAGNIALGNIQLPVSLIIVAVLYVGFLVFLQYTRTGRHIYAIGGNPQAARVSGINVDRTLVLVYALCGAMAGLAGLLVAGRTNSGFPNAGIGAELDAISAVIIGGASFFGGRGSVLGVLAGVLVIGLMRNILNLNNVQVFWQQVLIGVVIIFAVFLDVLRRRAGSASE, encoded by the coding sequence ATGACCCCGACGACCACCGATGCCCAACTCACCGCCCGCGAGCGCAGCTTGCGCGTGCGACTGATCCCCTACATTGATCGCTTTGGCATCCTGTTCCTGGTGCTGCTGATGGTCTTGATCGGCGCAATCACACAGCCGGGCATCTTTCTCACCTGGCGCAACCTATCGAACCTGCCGGGGCAAAACGCCGCCAACGCCGTCCTGGCCATCGGCATGTTCGTAGTGATCTTGACCGCCGGCATTGACCTCTCGGTCGGCTCGGTGCTGGCGCTGGCGATGATGACCACAGCCGTGCTGGCGCGCGATGGGTTCCCGCCAGCGTTGCTCGTGCCGTTGCCGATCCTGATCGGCATGGCGGTGGGCTTGGTCAACGGCTTTGGGTTGACCAAGATGCGCCTGCCGCATCCCTTCATCGTCACGCTGGGCACGCTTAACATCGCGCGCGGCCTGGCCAACCTGGTATCGGGCGGTGTGCCGGTGAGCGGTCTGCCGGAGGTCGTGCGCTTCTGGGGCGCCGGCAACATCGCGCTGGGCAACATACAACTGCCGGTCAGCCTCATCATCGTCGCCGTGTTGTACGTCGGCTTCTTGGTCTTCCTGCAATACACGCGCACCGGCCGGCACATCTACGCTATCGGCGGTAACCCGCAAGCAGCGCGGGTGAGCGGCATCAACGTAGACCGCACGCTCGTGCTGGTCTACGCCCTGTGTGGCGCGATGGCCGGGTTGGCCGGGTTGCTGGTCGCCGGCCGCACCAACTCCGGCTTCCCCAACGCCGGCATCGGCGCCGAACTCGACGCCATCTCTGCTGTGATCATCGGTGGGGCGAGTTTCTTCGGCGGACGCGGCTCCGTGCTGGGTGTGTTGGCCGGCGTGCTCGTCATCGGCCTGATGCGCAACATCCTGAACCTGAACAACGTGCAGGTGTTCTGGCAGCAAGTTCTAATCGGCGTCGTCATCATCTTTGCTGTGTTCCTGGATGTGCTGCGCCGGCGCGCCGGCAGCGCGAGTGAGTAG
- a CDS encoding ABC transporter ATP-binding protein: MTQATSPSEAERTPVIEARGICKYFGAVTALEDVYLKLYRGEVLGVVGDNGAGKSTLMKILAGLYPPSAGQLYVDGQPAHFASPKEARDRGIEMVYQDLALAGNLRIDENIFLGRERVRRFGPFKLVDNAESMRLAQEHLEKLKIEVKSVRQRVEELSGGQRQAVAIARATAFDAKVVIMDEPTAALAIKEVRKVLDLIKDLRNHGIGVILISHRLDDIFYVCDRVMALFHGRNFAEAPLAETSRNEVIGWIMGNKSPVAQATKILDLN, encoded by the coding sequence ATGACGCAAGCGACAAGTCCATCGGAAGCGGAACGAACGCCGGTCATCGAAGCGCGCGGCATTTGCAAGTACTTCGGCGCGGTGACGGCTCTGGAAGACGTATACCTGAAGCTTTACCGCGGAGAGGTGCTGGGCGTGGTCGGTGATAACGGCGCCGGCAAATCCACGCTCATGAAGATCCTCGCCGGACTCTATCCACCCAGCGCAGGCCAGTTGTACGTGGATGGTCAACCGGCGCACTTTGCCAGCCCAAAGGAGGCGCGCGACCGAGGCATCGAGATGGTGTATCAAGACCTGGCGCTGGCCGGCAACCTGCGCATTGACGAAAACATCTTCCTCGGCCGCGAGCGCGTGCGCCGCTTCGGCCCATTCAAGCTGGTGGACAACGCCGAAAGCATGCGCCTGGCCCAGGAGCATCTGGAGAAGCTCAAGATTGAGGTGAAGAGCGTCCGGCAGCGCGTCGAAGAGCTATCCGGCGGCCAACGCCAGGCAGTCGCGATTGCGCGCGCCACCGCCTTCGACGCCAAAGTCGTCATCATGGACGAGCCAACGGCTGCGCTGGCCATCAAAGAAGTGCGCAAGGTGCTCGACCTGATCAAAGATTTGCGGAACCATGGCATCGGCGTGATCCTCATCAGCCACCGCCTGGACGACATCTTCTACGTCTGCGACCGAGTGATGGCGCTGTTTCACGGGCGCAACTTTGCCGAAGCGCCGCTGGCCGAGACCAGCCGCAACGAGGTGATCGGCTGGATCATGGGCAACAAATCGCCGGTGGCACAAGCCACCAAAATCCTGGACCTGAACTGA
- a CDS encoding myo-inosose-2 dehydratase: MIRVGNAPCSWGTLEFEGAQVGRIGYAQMLDEVVETGYTGVELGDWGFMPTEPAALRDELERRGLTMTGAFVPVRFADRAAHVEGAARALRTAQLLAAVANPEYPPFLVLSDDNASDPVRARHAGRVTPAMSLSEAQWRIFAEGVNQVARAVTEATGLRVVFHHHCAGFVETPEEIARLLTLTDPQRVGLVFDTGHYALGSGRPTADEVMRGLERFWARIAYVHLKDCAPDTARRAADEGWDYHTAVRRGVFCELGHGCVPFDRVVAWLKQHGYRGYVTVEQDVLPGMGTPKESARRNRAYLRGLGI, encoded by the coding sequence ATGATCCGTGTCGGCAACGCCCCCTGTTCCTGGGGCACATTGGAGTTTGAAGGCGCGCAGGTCGGTCGCATTGGCTACGCTCAGATGCTCGACGAAGTCGTTGAGACCGGCTATACCGGGGTCGAGCTGGGCGATTGGGGCTTCATGCCCACCGAGCCGGCGGCGCTGCGCGACGAACTCGAGCGGCGCGGGTTGACGATGACCGGGGCATTCGTGCCGGTGCGCTTCGCCGACCGCGCTGCGCATGTGGAGGGCGCAGCGCGCGCGCTGCGCACCGCGCAATTGCTGGCGGCCGTTGCCAACCCGGAATATCCTCCCTTCCTCGTCCTGAGCGATGACAACGCCAGCGATCCGGTGCGGGCCCGCCATGCCGGCCGCGTCACGCCGGCGATGTCGTTGAGCGAAGCCCAATGGCGCATCTTCGCCGAAGGCGTGAACCAGGTCGCCCGCGCCGTGACCGAGGCCACGGGTCTGCGCGTCGTCTTCCATCATCACTGCGCCGGCTTCGTCGAGACGCCAGAGGAGATCGCCCGCCTGCTGACGCTGACCGATCCGCAGCGCGTCGGGCTGGTCTTCGACACCGGCCACTATGCCTTGGGCAGCGGACGCCCTACCGCCGATGAGGTGATGCGTGGGCTGGAGCGATTTTGGGCGCGCATTGCGTATGTCCATCTTAAAGATTGCGCGCCCGATACGGCCCGACGCGCTGCCGACGAAGGCTGGGACTATCACACCGCCGTGCGCCGCGGGGTGTTCTGTGAGTTAGGACACGGATGTGTGCCGTTCGACCGCGTGGTTGCGTGGCTGAAGCAACATGGCTACCGGGGCTATGTGACCGTCGAACAAGATGTACTGCCGGGGATGGGAACGCCCAAAGAAAGCGCCCGGCGCAATCGCGCTTACCTGAGAGGCTTAGGCATATAA
- a CDS encoding 3D-(3,5/4)-trihydroxycyclohexane-1,2-dione acylhydrolase (decyclizing) gives MSSIRLTTAQAVIKFLKAQHTERDGHTQPLFAGCFGIFGHGNIAGIAQALQQNLDFRYYLCRNEQAMVHTAAAYARMKNRLQTLVCTSSIGPGATNMITGAAAATINRLPVLLLPGDIFARRNVAPVLQQLESEHSQDVSVNDCFKPVSRYWDRINRPDQILTALPEAMRVLTSPAETGAVTLALPQDVQAEAFDYPAHFFRERVWHVPRPRPDLVALRRAAEVIRRSKQPLIIAGGGVIYAEATEALRRFVDATGIPVAETMAGKGSLRYDHPLNLGAIGVTGTFAANRIAREADVVIGIGTRYSDFTTASKTAFQHPNVTFINVNIAEFDAHKHAAIAVTGDARAALEELLPALAGWRAPADYEARARQLHDAWDREVQRIYDIRHSPLPSQGEIIGAINALSDPNGVIVNAAGSMPGDLHKLWRAHHPKHYHLEYGYSTMGYEIAGGLGVKMAAPEREVTVLVGDGSYLMMAQEIVTSVQEGYKLIIVLVDNQGFKSIGSLSRSLGQDGFGTRYVYPVHGRLPGDELKDDVEALPVDLAANARSLGAAVFKAHTYDEFVQAYQAAKHTEVTTVVYVQVDRYEGVPSYESWWDVPVAEVSEMPAVREARREWERKRAEERLF, from the coding sequence ATGAGTTCAATTCGTCTGACCACTGCCCAGGCCGTCATCAAGTTTCTGAAGGCCCAGCACACCGAGCGCGACGGCCACACCCAGCCGTTATTTGCCGGCTGCTTCGGCATCTTCGGCCACGGCAACATCGCCGGCATCGCCCAGGCCCTGCAGCAAAACCTCGACTTTCGCTACTACCTGTGTCGTAACGAGCAGGCGATGGTGCATACCGCTGCCGCCTATGCGCGCATGAAGAACCGACTGCAGACGCTCGTCTGCACCAGCTCGATCGGTCCGGGCGCGACCAACATGATCACCGGCGCGGCCGCTGCCACGATCAACCGGCTGCCGGTGCTGCTGCTGCCCGGCGACATCTTCGCCCGCCGCAATGTGGCACCGGTGCTCCAGCAATTGGAGAGCGAACACTCGCAGGATGTCTCGGTCAACGACTGTTTCAAGCCGGTCAGCCGTTACTGGGATCGCATCAACCGACCCGATCAAATTCTCACGGCGCTGCCCGAAGCGATGCGCGTGCTCACCAGCCCGGCCGAGACCGGTGCAGTGACGCTGGCGCTGCCGCAAGATGTGCAGGCCGAGGCGTTTGACTATCCGGCGCACTTCTTCCGCGAGCGCGTGTGGCATGTGCCCCGGCCGCGCCCCGACCTGGTCGCGCTCCGCCGCGCCGCCGAGGTCATCCGCCGCAGCAAGCAACCGCTCATCATCGCCGGCGGCGGCGTGATCTACGCCGAAGCCACCGAAGCGCTTCGGCGGTTCGTGGACGCCACCGGCATCCCCGTTGCCGAGACGATGGCCGGCAAGGGCAGCTTGCGCTACGACCACCCGCTCAACTTGGGCGCCATCGGCGTGACCGGGACTTTTGCCGCCAACCGCATCGCCCGCGAGGCCGACGTGGTGATCGGCATCGGCACGCGCTACAGCGACTTCACCACGGCCAGCAAGACCGCCTTCCAGCATCCCAACGTCACCTTCATCAACGTCAACATCGCAGAGTTTGACGCCCACAAGCACGCGGCCATCGCCGTCACGGGGGATGCGCGCGCGGCGCTGGAAGAGCTGCTGCCGGCGCTGGCCGGCTGGCGCGCGCCAGCGGACTACGAGGCGCGCGCGCGCCAACTGCACGACGCGTGGGACCGCGAGGTGCAGCGCATCTACGACATCCGCCACAGCCCACTGCCCAGCCAGGGCGAGATCATCGGCGCGATCAATGCGCTGAGCGACCCGAACGGCGTGATCGTCAACGCCGCCGGCAGCATGCCGGGCGACCTGCACAAACTTTGGCGCGCCCATCACCCCAAGCACTATCACCTCGAATATGGCTATAGCACCATGGGATACGAGATCGCGGGCGGGCTCGGCGTGAAGATGGCCGCGCCGGAGCGCGAAGTGACGGTGTTGGTGGGCGATGGCAGTTACCTGATGATGGCACAGGAGATCGTCACTTCGGTGCAAGAGGGCTATAAGCTCATCATCGTGCTGGTGGATAACCAGGGCTTCAAGAGCATCGGCAGCCTCAGCCGTTCGCTGGGCCAAGACGGCTTCGGCACGCGCTATGTCTATCCAGTCCACGGCCGGCTGCCCGGCGACGAATTGAAGGACGACGTGGAAGCGCTGCCTGTGGACCTGGCCGCGAACGCGCGAAGCCTGGGCGCAGCCGTGTTCAAGGCGCACACCTACGATGAGTTCGTGCAGGCTTATCAGGCGGCCAAGCATACCGAGGTCACTACCGTCGTCTACGTGCAGGTGGATCGCTACGAAGGCGTGCCCAGCTACGAGAGCTGGTGGGATGTGCCGGTCGCAGAAGTCAGCGAAATGCCCGCGGTGCGAGAAGCACGCCGCGAGTGGGAGAGGAAGCGCGCTGAGGAGCGGTTGTTCTAA
- a CDS encoding 5-deoxy-glucuronate isomerase (possible pseudo, frameshifted), translating into MLSGVISLDADAGRWRDIGQRASVFEGLPYAVYLPRRMTFSVAAQTDAEIALAWAPTDQDHPARLILPTDVTVEIRGGDHATRQINTIIPPGFDCHRLVVVEVYTPGGNWSSYPPHKHDVHKTDEQGRIAEADLEEVYFYKFDRPEGYAYQRIYTDPESPLHRAGMPIDAVVTARQNDVVLVPEGYHPVASPPGYTTYYLNVLAGSAQSLANSEDPRYAWVKATYRSRDPRVPLYRIGNCD; encoded by the coding sequence GTGCTCAGCGGAGTCATCAGCCTGGATGCCGACGCCGGCCGCTGGCGCGACATCGGCCAACGCGCATCGGTTTTCGAGGGCTTGCCCTACGCGGTTTATCTGCCTCGTCGGATGACGTTCAGCGTTGCGGCGCAGACGGACGCCGAAATCGCGCTGGCCTGGGCGCCGACCGATCAAGATCACCCGGCCCGTTTAATTCTTCCCACAGATGTGACGGTTGAAATCCGCGGCGGTGATCATGCCACGCGCCAGATCAACACCATCATCCCGCCGGGGTTCGATTGCCACCGGCTGGTGGTGGTCGAGGTCTATACGCCGGGCGGCAATTGGAGCAGCTACCCGCCCCACAAACACGACGTTCACAAGACCGATGAGCAGGGCCGCATCGCCGAGGCCGACTTGGAGGAGGTGTACTTCTACAAGTTCGATCGCCCCGAAGGGTATGCCTATCAACGCATCTACACCGATCCCGAATCGCCGCTGCACCGCGCCGGCATGCCGATTGACGCCGTGGTGACGGCGCGCCAAAATGACGTTGTGCTGGTGCCGGAGGGCTATCACCCGGTCGCCAGCCCGCCAGGGTACACGACGTACTACTTGAACGTGTTGGCCGGCAGCGCACAATCGCTGGCCAACAGCGAGGATCCGCGCTATGCGTGGGTGAAGGCCACGTATCGCAGCCGAGATCCGCGCGTGCCGCTGTATCGAATCGGGAATTGCGATTGA
- the argD gene encoding acetylornithine aminotransferase: MTHSIREIEQRFTSGVYPKRDLTLVRGKDATVWDEEGRAYVDCVGGQGVSTLGHANEAVARAIAEQALKLISCPEIFYNDTRAQFEALLISVLPAGLERVYLCNSGAEAVEAAIKFARLSTGRSNIVATVRAFHGRTLGALSATYEPKYREPFQPLVPGFSHVPYNNIEALAAAVNDQTAAVLIEAVQGEGGVHPGAPEYLRAAREITEQHGALLIVDEVQTGFARTGRWFAVEHSGIAPDLMPMGKAIAGGVPMGAVGIRPTVKNLAPGVHGSTFGGNPLACAAGIASIHEMKRLDLPRQAAEKGAYFKERLEEVNAPVIREVRGAGLLIGVELKTKVAPYLRALQAEGVLALPAGLNVLRFLPPAVITYEQIDFVVEKTAKVLAA; this comes from the coding sequence ATGACGCACTCCATCCGGGAAATCGAGCAGCGCTTTACCTCAGGTGTGTATCCGAAGCGCGACCTGACCCTCGTGCGCGGCAAGGACGCGACCGTATGGGATGAGGAGGGGCGCGCCTATGTGGACTGCGTGGGCGGACAAGGCGTAAGCACCTTGGGACACGCCAACGAAGCCGTAGCCCGCGCGATTGCCGAGCAAGCGCTGAAGCTGATCTCGTGCCCTGAGATTTTCTACAACGACACGCGCGCGCAGTTCGAGGCGCTGCTCATATCCGTCCTGCCGGCTGGGTTGGAGCGGGTTTATCTGTGCAACAGCGGCGCCGAAGCCGTCGAGGCGGCCATCAAATTCGCGCGCCTGAGCACGGGGCGGTCGAACATCGTGGCAACCGTGCGCGCCTTCCACGGGCGCACCTTGGGCGCGCTGAGCGCTACCTACGAGCCGAAATACCGCGAACCATTTCAACCGCTCGTGCCGGGATTCAGCCACGTGCCCTACAACAACATCGAGGCGCTGGCCGCGGCTGTGAACGATCAGACTGCTGCTGTCTTAATCGAAGCCGTTCAGGGCGAAGGCGGCGTCCATCCCGGCGCGCCGGAGTACCTGCGCGCCGCGCGTGAGATCACCGAGCAGCACGGCGCGCTGCTGATCGTGGACGAAGTGCAGACCGGCTTCGCCCGCACCGGCCGGTGGTTTGCTGTCGAACACAGCGGCATCGCACCCGACCTGATGCCGATGGGCAAAGCCATCGCCGGGGGCGTGCCGATGGGCGCTGTAGGGATCCGCCCCACCGTGAAGAACTTGGCTCCCGGCGTGCACGGCAGCACCTTCGGCGGCAACCCGCTGGCCTGCGCAGCCGGCATCGCCTCGATCCACGAGATGAAGCGACTCGACCTGCCCCGCCAGGCCGCCGAGAAAGGGGCTTATTTCAAAGAGCGGTTGGAGGAAGTGAACGCCCCGGTCATCCGCGAAGTGCGCGGCGCCGGATTGTTGATCGGCGTCGAATTGAAGACGAAAGTCGCGCCCTACCTGCGCGCGCTGCAAGCCGAAGGGGTGCTGGCGCTGCCGGCCGGCCTCAACGTGCTGCGCTTTCTGCCCCCGGCTGTCATCACCTACGAACAGATTGACTTTGTTGTGGAGAAGACCGCCAAAGTCCTCGCTGCGTAG